A part of Halictus rubicundus isolate RS-2024b chromosome 4, iyHalRubi1_principal, whole genome shotgun sequence genomic DNA contains:
- the LOC143353206 gene encoding serine/threonine-protein kinase SIK3 isoform X2 → MASATTSHNEVSQEFSVNKLIRVGYYDLEKTIGKGNFAVVKMATHVVTKSKVAIKIIDKTKLNEENLAKIFREVHIMKRLRHPHIIRLYQVMETEKMIYLVTEYAPGGEIFDHLVRNGRMPEPEARRIFRQIVLAVRYLHQQRVVHRDLKAENLLLDADNNIKLADFGFSNEYTPGVPLSTWCGSPPYAAPEIFEGKQYDGPRADVWSLGVVLYVLVCGALPFDGPTMQLLRSVVISGKFRIPFFMSAECEKLIRHMLVVEPERRLSISQILAHSWMGGDGVTEPEPGGCNSENVPLQLNQLVIENMLRLPGLSADTLLKAVQGNAFDHVSAIYNLLVDRLEPTMPSLPSIQSLPGDYAPDGAHQLEKFGDTEAETEERSGMQLTPGTPYHTTRRHTVGPGDTAHQPSTPYPYNYNHNTGDPTLRLLPILQCNNTDPQVLPHTNLPLNLPLVQHQPPQNFQIKDQHLLKPPPVMGATGSFGRRASDGGANLHVFYQQHGSNSGSGDDGGWSQPGSREHLQPIPTGSPTLVPCAQSLNVGVNNGSGDTNGNNSGSGSGGSDRRRRSGLTAVMQRPVINPEMVMEVEARMNRAYLPSRLLPSHLRGSTLPHHRKTSLYHTSTGNRDSYKEPSAHVAAERYSPVRRASEGSGPSGPGIQALQQEYQQLQRLASPSHSPASIPGSPVHERGVAAITQGLSGLTTTTVQGSIVHGTPTQPPATPLDLSPLRHHRSPATTPVSYSPSNSPALDMIQEEHPVEIPRVPPQISVTDLGGQVTVISCSPSPSPSPDSLEDVLPHYNPLPSFIISEPCDPLRPSITRGIGRPLNTPIPTEVEVTLSDESSRLNSEAILGRVKQIIDARAPPKGFIFNREEVKGSGLSLEYPGGVQIELRVCESEEKEVKGIKMRRISGDQLQYSQLCQQLISCITV, encoded by the exons ATGGCATCCGCGACGACGTCGCACAATGAGGTTTCGCAGGAATTTTCTGTCAACAAACTTATTCGTGTCGGTTATTATGACCTGGAGAAAACTATTGGCAAGGGGAATTTCGCCGTTGTTAAAATGGCTACCCACGTCGTGACGAAATCGAAG GTGGCTATTAAAATAATAGACAAGACGAAATTGAACGAGGAAAATTTGGCTAAAATTTTTCGTGAAGTACATATAATGAAACGATTGAGGCATCCACATATTATAAGGTTGTATCAAGTAATGGAGACAGAAAAAATGATATATTTAGTTACCGAATATGCACCTGGAGGAGAAATATTTGATCATCTTGTGCGAAATGGAAGAATGCCAGAACCAGAGGCAAGAAGAATTTTTCGCCAGATTGTACTTGCTGTTCGTTATCTTCATCAACAAAGAGTTGTTCATCGAGATTTAAAG GCTGAGAATTTACTACTTGATGCAGACAATAATATAAAACTTGCGGACTTTGGATTTAGTAATGAATATACTCCAGGTGTTCCGCTTAGTACTTGGTGTGGATCACCACCATATGCTGCACCTGAAATTTTTGAAGGGAAGCAATATGATGGTCCAAGGGCTGATGTATGG AGCCTTGGTGTTGTTTTATATGTATTAGTTTGTGGTGCATTACCTTTTGATGGACCCACAATGCAATTATTACGCTCTGTAGTTATCTCAGGAAAATTCAGAATACCATTTTTTATGTCTGCGG AATGTGAAAAGTTGATTAGACATATGTTGGTAGTAGAACCTGAAAGGCGTTTAAGTATTTCACAAATTTTAGCACACTCCTGGATGGGTGGAGATGGTGTCACAGAACCAGAACCAGGAgg GTGTAATTCAGAAAATGTGCCACTACAGTTAAATCAGTTAGTAATAGAAAATATGTTAAGATTACCAGGACTCAGTGCAGACACATTATTAAAAGCAGTCCAAGGGAATGCTTTTGATCATGTATCAGCGATATATAATCTTCTTGTTGATCGGTTAGAACCAACAATGCCTAGCTTACCTAGTATTCAAAGTTTACCAGGAGATTATGCTCCGGATGGTGCTCATCAATTAGAAAAG TTTGGCGACACCGAAGCAGAAACAGAAGAGAGAAGTGGGATGCAACTTACGCCTGGCACACCTTACCATACCACAAGAAGACATACAGTTGGACCTGGTGACACAGCTCATCAGCCATCAACACCATATCCATATAATTATAATCACAACACAGGCGATCCAACACTGCGACTACTTCCTATACTACAGTGTAACAACACTGATCCTCAAGTGTTACCTCATACAAATTTGCCATTAAACCTTCCTCTAGTTCAACATCAGCCTCCACAAAATTTTCAAATCAAGGATCAGCATTTGTTAAAACCACCTCCTGTAATGGGAGCAA CGGGAAGCTTTGGAAGAAGAGCTTCGGATGGTGGAGCTAATCTTCATGTTTTCTATCAACAACATGGTAGTAACTCTGGTAGTGGTGATGATGGAGGATGGAGTCAACCTGGCAGTAGGGAACACTTACAACCT ATTCCAACTGGAAGCCCAACGCTTGTACCATGTGCTCAATCGTTAAATGTAGGAGTCAATAATGGTAGCGGAGATACAAATGGCAATAACAGCGGCAGTGGCAGTGGAGGCAGTGATAGAAGACGGCGAAGCGGTCTTACTGCCGTCATGCAAAGACCAG TTATAAATCCGGAAATGGTTATGGAGGTGGAAGCTAGGATGAATAGAGCTTACCTCCCATCACGGCTCTTACCGTCTCACCTTAGAGGATCGACACTTCCACATCACAGGAAGACTTCCTTGTACCATACTAGCACTG GTAACAGAGATTCGTATAAGGAACCAAGTGCTCATGTTGCTGCAGAACGATACTCGCCAGTTCGAAGAGCATCAGAAGGTTCTGGCCCATCTGGACCAGGAATTCAAGCACTTCAACAAGAATACCAGCAATTGCAAAGGTTAGCATCTCCATCGCATAGTCCTGCAAGTATACCTGGATCTCCTGTACATGAGAGAGGTGTAGCAGCAATTACACAAG GTTTAAGTGGTTTGACCACGACAACAGTGCAAGGCAGTATTGTGCATGGTACTCCAACGCAACCACCAGCAACACCATTAGATTTAAGCCCATTAAGGCATCATAGATCACCTGCTACAACACCTGTTAGTTATTCGCCTAGTAATAGCCCAGCTTTGGACATGATCCAAGAAGAACATCCTGTGGAAATACCAAGA GTGCCACCTCAGATATCTGTAACAGATCTCGGGGGACAAGTAACAGTTATCAGTTGTTCACCTTCGCCATCTCCATCACCCGATTCACTCGAAGACGTGTTACCTCATTACAATCCTCTTCCCAGTTTCATCATTTCCGAACCATGCGACCCATTAAGACCGAGTATCACGCGTGGTATCGGTAGGCCATTGAATACACCAATACCGACGGAAGTCGAAGTCACTTTATCAGACGAGTCAAGTAGATTAAACAGTGAGGCTATATTAGGTCGTGTCAAACAGATTATAGACGCAAGAGCCCCACCAAAGGGATTTATCTTTAATAGAGAAGAAGTGAAGGGTAGTGGACTTAGTTTAGAATACCCAGGCGGTGTTCAAATAGAACTCAGAGTATGTGAGTCAGAAGAGAAGGAAGTCAAAGGCATTAAAATGCGAAGAATTAGTGGGGACCAATTGCAGTATAGTCAACTTTGTCAGCAGCTGATCTCGTGCATTACCGTTTGA
- the LOC143353206 gene encoding serine/threonine-protein kinase SIK3 isoform X3 → MASATTSHNEVSQEFSVNKLIRVGYYDLEKTIGKGNFAVVKMATHVVTKSKVAIKIIDKTKLNEENLAKIFREVHIMKRLRHPHIIRLYQVMETEKMIYLVTEYAPGGEIFDHLVRNGRMPEPEARRIFRQIVLAVRYLHQQRVVHRDLKAENLLLDADNNIKLADFGFSNEYTPGVPLSTWCGSPPYAAPEIFEGKQYDGPRADVWSLGVVLYVLVCGALPFDGPTMQLLRSVVISGKFRIPFFMSAECEKLIRHMLVVEPERRLSISQILAHSWMGGDGVTEPEPGGCNSENVPLQLNQLVIENMLRLPGLSADTLLKAVQGNAFDHVSAIYNLLVDRLEPTMPSLPSIQSLPGDYAPDGAHQLEKFGDTEAETEERSGMQLTPGTPYHTTRRHTVGPGDTAHQPSTPYPYNYNHNTGDPTLRLLPILQCNNTDPQVLPHTNLPLNLPLVQHQPPQNFQIKDQHLLKPPPVMGATGSFGRRASDGGANLHVFYQQHGSNSGSGDDGGWSQPGSREHLQPIPTGSPTLVPCAQSLNVGVNNGSGDTNGNNSGSGSGGSDRRRRSGLTAVMQRPVGNRDSYKEPSAHVAAERYSPVRRASEGSGPSGPGIQALQQEYQQLQRLASPSHSPASIPGSPVHERGVAAITQGLSGLTTTTVQGSIVHGTPTQPPATPLDLSPLRHHRSPATTPVSYSPSNSPALDMIQEEHPVEIPRVPPQISVTDLGGQVTVISCSPSPSPSPDSLEDVLPHYNPLPSFIISEPCDPLRPSITRGIGRPLNTPIPTEVEVTLSDESSRLNSEAILGRVKQIIDARAPPKGFIFNREEVKGSGLSLEYPGGVQIELRVCESEEKEVKGIKMRRISGDQLQYSQLCQQLISCITV, encoded by the exons ATGGCATCCGCGACGACGTCGCACAATGAGGTTTCGCAGGAATTTTCTGTCAACAAACTTATTCGTGTCGGTTATTATGACCTGGAGAAAACTATTGGCAAGGGGAATTTCGCCGTTGTTAAAATGGCTACCCACGTCGTGACGAAATCGAAG GTGGCTATTAAAATAATAGACAAGACGAAATTGAACGAGGAAAATTTGGCTAAAATTTTTCGTGAAGTACATATAATGAAACGATTGAGGCATCCACATATTATAAGGTTGTATCAAGTAATGGAGACAGAAAAAATGATATATTTAGTTACCGAATATGCACCTGGAGGAGAAATATTTGATCATCTTGTGCGAAATGGAAGAATGCCAGAACCAGAGGCAAGAAGAATTTTTCGCCAGATTGTACTTGCTGTTCGTTATCTTCATCAACAAAGAGTTGTTCATCGAGATTTAAAG GCTGAGAATTTACTACTTGATGCAGACAATAATATAAAACTTGCGGACTTTGGATTTAGTAATGAATATACTCCAGGTGTTCCGCTTAGTACTTGGTGTGGATCACCACCATATGCTGCACCTGAAATTTTTGAAGGGAAGCAATATGATGGTCCAAGGGCTGATGTATGG AGCCTTGGTGTTGTTTTATATGTATTAGTTTGTGGTGCATTACCTTTTGATGGACCCACAATGCAATTATTACGCTCTGTAGTTATCTCAGGAAAATTCAGAATACCATTTTTTATGTCTGCGG AATGTGAAAAGTTGATTAGACATATGTTGGTAGTAGAACCTGAAAGGCGTTTAAGTATTTCACAAATTTTAGCACACTCCTGGATGGGTGGAGATGGTGTCACAGAACCAGAACCAGGAgg GTGTAATTCAGAAAATGTGCCACTACAGTTAAATCAGTTAGTAATAGAAAATATGTTAAGATTACCAGGACTCAGTGCAGACACATTATTAAAAGCAGTCCAAGGGAATGCTTTTGATCATGTATCAGCGATATATAATCTTCTTGTTGATCGGTTAGAACCAACAATGCCTAGCTTACCTAGTATTCAAAGTTTACCAGGAGATTATGCTCCGGATGGTGCTCATCAATTAGAAAAG TTTGGCGACACCGAAGCAGAAACAGAAGAGAGAAGTGGGATGCAACTTACGCCTGGCACACCTTACCATACCACAAGAAGACATACAGTTGGACCTGGTGACACAGCTCATCAGCCATCAACACCATATCCATATAATTATAATCACAACACAGGCGATCCAACACTGCGACTACTTCCTATACTACAGTGTAACAACACTGATCCTCAAGTGTTACCTCATACAAATTTGCCATTAAACCTTCCTCTAGTTCAACATCAGCCTCCACAAAATTTTCAAATCAAGGATCAGCATTTGTTAAAACCACCTCCTGTAATGGGAGCAA CGGGAAGCTTTGGAAGAAGAGCTTCGGATGGTGGAGCTAATCTTCATGTTTTCTATCAACAACATGGTAGTAACTCTGGTAGTGGTGATGATGGAGGATGGAGTCAACCTGGCAGTAGGGAACACTTACAACCT ATTCCAACTGGAAGCCCAACGCTTGTACCATGTGCTCAATCGTTAAATGTAGGAGTCAATAATGGTAGCGGAGATACAAATGGCAATAACAGCGGCAGTGGCAGTGGAGGCAGTGATAGAAGACGGCGAAGCGGTCTTACTGCCGTCATGCAAAGACCAG TAGGTAACAGAGATTCGTATAAGGAACCAAGTGCTCATGTTGCTGCAGAACGATACTCGCCAGTTCGAAGAGCATCAGAAGGTTCTGGCCCATCTGGACCAGGAATTCAAGCACTTCAACAAGAATACCAGCAATTGCAAAGGTTAGCATCTCCATCGCATAGTCCTGCAAGTATACCTGGATCTCCTGTACATGAGAGAGGTGTAGCAGCAATTACACAAG GTTTAAGTGGTTTGACCACGACAACAGTGCAAGGCAGTATTGTGCATGGTACTCCAACGCAACCACCAGCAACACCATTAGATTTAAGCCCATTAAGGCATCATAGATCACCTGCTACAACACCTGTTAGTTATTCGCCTAGTAATAGCCCAGCTTTGGACATGATCCAAGAAGAACATCCTGTGGAAATACCAAGA GTGCCACCTCAGATATCTGTAACAGATCTCGGGGGACAAGTAACAGTTATCAGTTGTTCACCTTCGCCATCTCCATCACCCGATTCACTCGAAGACGTGTTACCTCATTACAATCCTCTTCCCAGTTTCATCATTTCCGAACCATGCGACCCATTAAGACCGAGTATCACGCGTGGTATCGGTAGGCCATTGAATACACCAATACCGACGGAAGTCGAAGTCACTTTATCAGACGAGTCAAGTAGATTAAACAGTGAGGCTATATTAGGTCGTGTCAAACAGATTATAGACGCAAGAGCCCCACCAAAGGGATTTATCTTTAATAGAGAAGAAGTGAAGGGTAGTGGACTTAGTTTAGAATACCCAGGCGGTGTTCAAATAGAACTCAGAGTATGTGAGTCAGAAGAGAAGGAAGTCAAAGGCATTAAAATGCGAAGAATTAGTGGGGACCAATTGCAGTATAGTCAACTTTGTCAGCAGCTGATCTCGTGCATTACCGTTTGA
- the LOC143353206 gene encoding serine/threonine-protein kinase SIK3 isoform X1, with the protein MASATTSHNEVSQEFSVNKLIRVGYYDLEKTIGKGNFAVVKMATHVVTKSKVAIKIIDKTKLNEENLAKIFREVHIMKRLRHPHIIRLYQVMETEKMIYLVTEYAPGGEIFDHLVRNGRMPEPEARRIFRQIVLAVRYLHQQRVVHRDLKAENLLLDADNNIKLADFGFSNEYTPGVPLSTWCGSPPYAAPEIFEGKQYDGPRADVWSLGVVLYVLVCGALPFDGPTMQLLRSVVISGKFRIPFFMSAECEKLIRHMLVVEPERRLSISQILAHSWMGGDGVTEPEPGGCNSENVPLQLNQLVIENMLRLPGLSADTLLKAVQGNAFDHVSAIYNLLVDRLEPTMPSLPSIQSLPGDYAPDGAHQLEKFGDTEAETEERSGMQLTPGTPYHTTRRHTVGPGDTAHQPSTPYPYNYNHNTGDPTLRLLPILQCNNTDPQVLPHTNLPLNLPLVQHQPPQNFQIKDQHLLKPPPVMGATGSFGRRASDGGANLHVFYQQHGSNSGSGDDGGWSQPGSREHLQPIPTGSPTLVPCAQSLNVGVNNGSGDTNGNNSGSGSGGSDRRRRSGLTAVMQRPVINPEMVMEVEARMNRAYLPSRLLPSHLRGSTLPHHRKTSLYHTSTVGNRDSYKEPSAHVAAERYSPVRRASEGSGPSGPGIQALQQEYQQLQRLASPSHSPASIPGSPVHERGVAAITQGLSGLTTTTVQGSIVHGTPTQPPATPLDLSPLRHHRSPATTPVSYSPSNSPALDMIQEEHPVEIPRVPPQISVTDLGGQVTVISCSPSPSPSPDSLEDVLPHYNPLPSFIISEPCDPLRPSITRGIGRPLNTPIPTEVEVTLSDESSRLNSEAILGRVKQIIDARAPPKGFIFNREEVKGSGLSLEYPGGVQIELRVCESEEKEVKGIKMRRISGDQLQYSQLCQQLISCITV; encoded by the exons ATGGCATCCGCGACGACGTCGCACAATGAGGTTTCGCAGGAATTTTCTGTCAACAAACTTATTCGTGTCGGTTATTATGACCTGGAGAAAACTATTGGCAAGGGGAATTTCGCCGTTGTTAAAATGGCTACCCACGTCGTGACGAAATCGAAG GTGGCTATTAAAATAATAGACAAGACGAAATTGAACGAGGAAAATTTGGCTAAAATTTTTCGTGAAGTACATATAATGAAACGATTGAGGCATCCACATATTATAAGGTTGTATCAAGTAATGGAGACAGAAAAAATGATATATTTAGTTACCGAATATGCACCTGGAGGAGAAATATTTGATCATCTTGTGCGAAATGGAAGAATGCCAGAACCAGAGGCAAGAAGAATTTTTCGCCAGATTGTACTTGCTGTTCGTTATCTTCATCAACAAAGAGTTGTTCATCGAGATTTAAAG GCTGAGAATTTACTACTTGATGCAGACAATAATATAAAACTTGCGGACTTTGGATTTAGTAATGAATATACTCCAGGTGTTCCGCTTAGTACTTGGTGTGGATCACCACCATATGCTGCACCTGAAATTTTTGAAGGGAAGCAATATGATGGTCCAAGGGCTGATGTATGG AGCCTTGGTGTTGTTTTATATGTATTAGTTTGTGGTGCATTACCTTTTGATGGACCCACAATGCAATTATTACGCTCTGTAGTTATCTCAGGAAAATTCAGAATACCATTTTTTATGTCTGCGG AATGTGAAAAGTTGATTAGACATATGTTGGTAGTAGAACCTGAAAGGCGTTTAAGTATTTCACAAATTTTAGCACACTCCTGGATGGGTGGAGATGGTGTCACAGAACCAGAACCAGGAgg GTGTAATTCAGAAAATGTGCCACTACAGTTAAATCAGTTAGTAATAGAAAATATGTTAAGATTACCAGGACTCAGTGCAGACACATTATTAAAAGCAGTCCAAGGGAATGCTTTTGATCATGTATCAGCGATATATAATCTTCTTGTTGATCGGTTAGAACCAACAATGCCTAGCTTACCTAGTATTCAAAGTTTACCAGGAGATTATGCTCCGGATGGTGCTCATCAATTAGAAAAG TTTGGCGACACCGAAGCAGAAACAGAAGAGAGAAGTGGGATGCAACTTACGCCTGGCACACCTTACCATACCACAAGAAGACATACAGTTGGACCTGGTGACACAGCTCATCAGCCATCAACACCATATCCATATAATTATAATCACAACACAGGCGATCCAACACTGCGACTACTTCCTATACTACAGTGTAACAACACTGATCCTCAAGTGTTACCTCATACAAATTTGCCATTAAACCTTCCTCTAGTTCAACATCAGCCTCCACAAAATTTTCAAATCAAGGATCAGCATTTGTTAAAACCACCTCCTGTAATGGGAGCAA CGGGAAGCTTTGGAAGAAGAGCTTCGGATGGTGGAGCTAATCTTCATGTTTTCTATCAACAACATGGTAGTAACTCTGGTAGTGGTGATGATGGAGGATGGAGTCAACCTGGCAGTAGGGAACACTTACAACCT ATTCCAACTGGAAGCCCAACGCTTGTACCATGTGCTCAATCGTTAAATGTAGGAGTCAATAATGGTAGCGGAGATACAAATGGCAATAACAGCGGCAGTGGCAGTGGAGGCAGTGATAGAAGACGGCGAAGCGGTCTTACTGCCGTCATGCAAAGACCAG TTATAAATCCGGAAATGGTTATGGAGGTGGAAGCTAGGATGAATAGAGCTTACCTCCCATCACGGCTCTTACCGTCTCACCTTAGAGGATCGACACTTCCACATCACAGGAAGACTTCCTTGTACCATACTAGCACTG TAGGTAACAGAGATTCGTATAAGGAACCAAGTGCTCATGTTGCTGCAGAACGATACTCGCCAGTTCGAAGAGCATCAGAAGGTTCTGGCCCATCTGGACCAGGAATTCAAGCACTTCAACAAGAATACCAGCAATTGCAAAGGTTAGCATCTCCATCGCATAGTCCTGCAAGTATACCTGGATCTCCTGTACATGAGAGAGGTGTAGCAGCAATTACACAAG GTTTAAGTGGTTTGACCACGACAACAGTGCAAGGCAGTATTGTGCATGGTACTCCAACGCAACCACCAGCAACACCATTAGATTTAAGCCCATTAAGGCATCATAGATCACCTGCTACAACACCTGTTAGTTATTCGCCTAGTAATAGCCCAGCTTTGGACATGATCCAAGAAGAACATCCTGTGGAAATACCAAGA GTGCCACCTCAGATATCTGTAACAGATCTCGGGGGACAAGTAACAGTTATCAGTTGTTCACCTTCGCCATCTCCATCACCCGATTCACTCGAAGACGTGTTACCTCATTACAATCCTCTTCCCAGTTTCATCATTTCCGAACCATGCGACCCATTAAGACCGAGTATCACGCGTGGTATCGGTAGGCCATTGAATACACCAATACCGACGGAAGTCGAAGTCACTTTATCAGACGAGTCAAGTAGATTAAACAGTGAGGCTATATTAGGTCGTGTCAAACAGATTATAGACGCAAGAGCCCCACCAAAGGGATTTATCTTTAATAGAGAAGAAGTGAAGGGTAGTGGACTTAGTTTAGAATACCCAGGCGGTGTTCAAATAGAACTCAGAGTATGTGAGTCAGAAGAGAAGGAAGTCAAAGGCATTAAAATGCGAAGAATTAGTGGGGACCAATTGCAGTATAGTCAACTTTGTCAGCAGCTGATCTCGTGCATTACCGTTTGA